One Gossypium raimondii isolate GPD5lz chromosome 3, ASM2569854v1, whole genome shotgun sequence genomic window carries:
- the LOC105797083 gene encoding uncharacterized protein LOC105797083 produces the protein MSSVSESNVSSQASRGTKRKWVLEEDALVSYMVDLHNVGTFNADTGFKADYLNELEKMLEKALPNAMLKARPNIESMIRLLKRDWSIVYDMLNGQNNSGFGWDEHRQLVVAEDAIWNSYLNSHKEAGQFRHCSFPY, from the exons atgtcaagTGTTTCAGAATCAAATGTTTCTTcccaagcttctcgaggaaccaaaaggaaatgggTTCTAGAAGAAGATGCATTGGTTTCCTACATggtggacttgcacaatgttggaaccttTAATGCTGATACGGGGTTCAAAGCCGATTATttaaacgagttggaaaaaatgttagaaaaggctttacccaatgcaatgttgaaggctaGACCTAATATTGAATCGATGATTAGGTTACTAAAAAGGGATTGGTCAATTgtgtatgacatgcttaatggccaaaacaatagtggttttggttgggatgagcataggcagctcgttgttgctgaagatgcgaTTTGGAACTCttatttaaat AGTCATAAAGAAGCCGGTCAATTCAGACATTGTAGTTTCCCTTACTAA